A genomic segment from Elusimicrobiota bacterium encodes:
- a CDS encoding CDP-alcohol phosphatidyltransferase family protein: protein MTLANKITILRIILIPVFIVLFIQGAHPWPAIIFTFTILTDALDGFVARWKKQITPLGSFLDPLGDKLLIFSSYLVAAYFKMIPTWIFIVILSRDIIIVLGWYVINLITTSVEIKPLLLGKLTAIFQMGTMWLILLKLPKALTDVLLVITVILTIISGLEYIYTGSKKLNHNA, encoded by the coding sequence ATGACTTTAGCTAACAAAATCACCATTTTAAGGATAATTCTTATTCCTGTCTTTATTGTTCTGTTCATTCAGGGAGCCCACCCCTGGCCGGCAATAATATTTACTTTTACTATTTTGACTGACGCTTTAGACGGTTTTGTGGCTAGATGGAAAAAACAAATTACTCCTTTAGGTTCTTTTCTTGATCCTCTTGGGGATAAACTTTTAATATTTTCTTCATACCTGGTCGCGGCATATTTTAAAATGATACCAACATGGATATTTATCGTAATATTAAGCAGGGACATTATAATTGTGCTTGGATGGTATGTTATTAATCTTATTACCACATCCGTAGAAATAAAACCGCTGCTGTTGGGCAAATTAACTGCTATTTTTCAAATGGGAACAATGTGGCTAATTTTATTAAAGCTGCCGAAAGCCTTGACGGATGTTCTGCTAGTGATAACCGTAATTTTAACCATTATTTCAGGATTAGAGTATATTTATACCGGTAGTAAAAAATTAAACCACAATGCTTGA